Proteins co-encoded in one Christiangramia fulva genomic window:
- a CDS encoding four helix bundle protein — MHKLEDLKVWSKAMKVAEDIYSLSANFPSEEKFGLTNQIRRSAVSIASNIAEGAGRDTKGEFRNFLSMAAGSSYELFTQLTLAHRLKLASRELIQPILDEVIEIQKMNYSLIKTLK; from the coding sequence GTGCACAAATTAGAAGATTTAAAGGTTTGGAGTAAAGCAATGAAAGTTGCCGAAGATATTTATAGTCTAAGCGCTAACTTTCCTTCTGAAGAAAAATTTGGCTTAACAAATCAAATTAGAAGAAGTGCTGTTTCCATAGCTTCAAATATAGCTGAAGGTGCCGGTCGTGATACTAAAGGGGAATTTCGAAATTTCCTCAGCATGGCTGCTGGCTCATCTTATGAACTTTTTACTCAATTAACATTAGCCCATCGATTGAAACTTGCTTCAAGAGAATTGATTCAGCCTATTCTCGATGAAGTCATAGAAATTCAGAAAATGAATTACTCTTTAATAAAAACTTTAAAGTAA
- a CDS encoding acetyl-CoA C-acyltransferase translates to MKTAYIVKAYRTAVGKAPRGVFRFKRPDELAAETIEYMMGKLPEFDKNRIDDVIVGNAMPEAEQGLNVGRLISLMGLDTVRVPGMTVNRYCASGLETIAIASAKIQTGMADCIIAGGAESMSYIPMGGYKPVPNYEVAKEGHEDYYWGMGLTAEAVAKKYNVSREDQDEFAYSSHQKALKAQAEDRFQDQIVPIKIDENYFDDGKKKTRSYTVTKDEGPRKDTSLEVLHKLRPVFAEGGSVTAGNSSQMSDGAAFVMVMSEEMVKELNVEPIARLVSYKAVGVEPRIMGIGPVYAIPEAVKMAGIKQDDLELIELNEAFASQSLAVIRELGLDKDRLNVNGGAISMGHPLGCTGAKLSVQIFDEMRKRNLKNKYAMVTMCVGTGQGAAGVYEFLS, encoded by the coding sequence ATGAAAACAGCCTATATAGTCAAAGCATACAGAACCGCAGTTGGAAAAGCTCCAAGAGGTGTTTTTCGCTTTAAACGTCCCGACGAGCTCGCAGCGGAAACCATTGAATATATGATGGGAAAACTCCCCGAATTTGATAAAAACAGGATCGACGATGTGATCGTGGGTAACGCCATGCCCGAGGCCGAACAGGGCCTTAACGTGGGTCGCCTCATTTCCCTTATGGGATTGGATACGGTAAGAGTTCCGGGGATGACAGTGAACCGGTATTGCGCATCAGGACTCGAAACCATCGCGATCGCTTCGGCTAAAATTCAAACCGGAATGGCCGATTGTATTATTGCCGGCGGTGCAGAAAGTATGAGCTATATCCCAATGGGAGGCTATAAACCGGTTCCGAATTACGAAGTGGCTAAAGAAGGTCATGAAGATTATTATTGGGGCATGGGACTCACCGCAGAAGCTGTGGCCAAGAAGTACAATGTTTCCAGGGAAGACCAGGACGAATTTGCCTACAGCTCTCACCAAAAAGCATTAAAAGCCCAGGCTGAAGATCGTTTTCAGGATCAGATCGTGCCTATAAAAATCGATGAAAACTACTTTGATGACGGAAAAAAGAAAACTAGAAGTTATACGGTAACAAAAGATGAAGGTCCGCGTAAAGACACTTCTCTCGAGGTTCTCCATAAACTACGTCCGGTTTTCGCAGAAGGCGGAAGCGTGACTGCCGGTAATTCCTCGCAAATGAGCGACGGAGCGGCTTTTGTAATGGTGATGAGCGAGGAAATGGTAAAAGAGCTGAATGTTGAGCCAATCGCAAGACTGGTTTCTTATAAAGCTGTGGGCGTTGAGCCAAGGATTATGGGAATCGGTCCTGTTTATGCGATTCCGGAAGCCGTGAAAATGGCAGGAATCAAACAGGATGATCTTGAACTCATTGAGCTCAATGAGGCCTTCGCATCACAATCACTCGCCGTGATCCGCGAATTAGGTTTAGACAAAGACAGGCTAAATGTGAACGGAGGAGCAATTTCCATGGGCCACCCGCTTGGTTGTACCGGCGCAAAACTCTCGGTTCAGATCTTTGATGAAATGAGAAAACGCAACTTAAAAAACAAATACGCCATGGTAACCATGTGTGTTGGAACCGGGCAGGGAGCCGCAGGAGTGTACGAGTTTCTTTCCTAA
- a CDS encoding four helix bundle protein encodes MTARARHNYKNLKIWKLGLEIANEVSDLLQKFPPHEKYDLSSQISRCSVSMPSNIAEGSSRTEKSFRHFLDISLGSSFELGTQILVAKHRNYINQEELNRLEEKIAEFQKMTMGFQNKL; translated from the coding sequence ATGACAGCACGCGCAAGGCATAATTACAAAAATCTGAAAATATGGAAATTAGGTTTGGAAATAGCAAATGAAGTTTCTGATCTTCTACAGAAATTTCCACCGCATGAAAAATATGACCTAAGTAGCCAAATTAGCAGATGTTCTGTTTCTATGCCAAGTAATATCGCTGAAGGTTCTTCAAGAACTGAAAAATCCTTCAGGCATTTCCTGGATATTTCTCTGGGCTCTTCGTTTGAATTGGGAACACAAATATTAGTAGCAAAACATCGAAATTATATCAATCAGGAAGAATTAAACCGATTAGAAGAGAAGATCGCAGAATTTCAAAAAATGACTATGGGTTTTCAGAATAAGCTTTAG